The following coding sequences are from one Triticum aestivum cultivar Chinese Spring chromosome 5A, IWGSC CS RefSeq v2.1, whole genome shotgun sequence window:
- the LOC123101885 gene encoding uncharacterized protein, whose translation MWTTKRRVADRAGPSQFTPKTSGSKSRKESQLHPPGWKEILQAPPSPSGPVASPHHRRSPPSFLYSSSPSQSPQSPRFGFIYSQTGGGGDVDVDGWAAAPAADAAVAPRRRAAELRAVVAPRRRRRLRRRATPTPRQSAPVRVPVWPGQAARPRDNAKRGAKKAEESDEDEEGGEEMVPPHVVAAWRSSSVLEGAGRTLKGRDLCRVRNAVLRQTGFLDL comes from the exons atgtgGACGACGAAGCGGCGCGTCGCTGACAGGGCAGGCCCATCACAATTCACGCCAAAAACG AGTGGATCCAAATCCAGGAAAGAATCCCAACTGCATCCACCTGGCTGGAAGGAGATTCTTcaggcccctccctccccctccggtCCGGTGGCCTCACCTCACCACCgtcgctctcctccttccttcctctacAGTTCCAGCCCCAGCCAGTCCCCACAAAGCCCACGGTTTGGTTTTATATATAGCcaaaccggcggcggcggggacgtgGACGTGGACGGGTGGGCGGCCGCGCCCGCGGCCGACGCTGCGGTGGCCCCGCGTCGCCGTGCCGCAGAGCTTCGGGCTGTCGTCGCTCCTCGCCGAAGGCGGCGACTGCGGCGTCGAGCGACACCGACACCGAGGCAGTCGGCCCCGGTGAGGGTGCCGGTGTGGCCGGGGCAGGCGGCCAGGCCCAGGGATAACGCGAAGCGCGGCGCCAAGAAGGCAGAGGAGTCGGACGAAGACGAGGAGGGCGGGGAGGAGATGGTGCCGCCGCACGTGGTGGCGGCGTGGCGGTCGTCGTCGGTGCTGGAGGGCGCCGGGCGGACGCTCAAGGGGCGCGACCTCTGCCGCGTCCGCAACGCCGTGCTCCGCCAGACCGGCTTCCTCGACCTCTGA